Proteins co-encoded in one Planctomycetia bacterium genomic window:
- a CDS encoding EVE domain-containing protein codes for MNRWLFKEEPESYSYDRLENDKQAKWDGISNALALKNLRQVKRGDQIFFYHTGKEKAIVGIMQAVADAHVKASVSVQVAPVRRLVQPVSLATVKADPVLKDWELARLPRLSIMPVSANQWRRVLALAKK; via the coding sequence ATGAATCGCTGGCTATTCAAGGAAGAGCCTGAATCGTATTCGTATGATCGACTCGAAAATGATAAGCAGGCGAAATGGGACGGAATTTCTAATGCACTGGCATTAAAGAACTTGCGTCAAGTAAAACGAGGAGATCAGATTTTCTTCTACCATACGGGCAAGGAAAAGGCTATCGTGGGAATAATGCAGGCTGTCGCTGATGCTCACGTTAAGGCGAGTGTCAGTGTGCAGGTTGCGCCGGTACGCCGATTGGTGCAGCCTGTATCCCTGGCCACCGTCAAAGCTGATCCCGTTCTGAAAGATTGGGAGTTGGCGCGGCTACCCCGGTTGTCTATCATGCCCGTTTCCGCTAACCAGTGGCGGCGAGTATTGGCTCTGGCCAAGAAATAG